The sequence below is a genomic window from Montipora capricornis isolate CH-2021 chromosome 14, ASM3666992v2, whole genome shotgun sequence.
TGGTTTTTGTGTTACCTCATCGCCGCCATTTTTGTGCACAAAATCAAAAGTTCTGGGGCTGCATGCTCACGTGTGTTCTGTATAATATGTGTATCTTTTCTTCTTTACTACATGTTATGTTGATATCTTAATGGCtactttttactttaatttatttattagtaTTGGTTTTTCAATCCAAAGTTGACAACCTGTAAtgacatttctgttttgttCACATTTTACCCGTCTCGACTAGCCAATGCTATCCGCGAGTAGCGGCCATTTTTCTTCTCCTTTGTCACGTAACAACTAAATTGCTgtcaaattgaattgaattaaaAATTACAACTGATTTTTTGACACCTCCATTTGCTCCGGGGACAAAGCTACATTATACACCTTCAACTGTGAAATCTTGCCTTGAAATTTGTTGCTGCCAAGCCTCACTCCAAGCCTGGCGTTGACCTGTGTTCCCAGTTCAAATCCGGTGCCGATGTTTTTGCTTTTAACCTCCTCTCCGTCAACCAACAATTTGGCTTCACCAGATGAGTGATTGTACGATGCACCGACAAATGTCCAGGTATCTGTTGGCGTAGGAGTAGAGCGTCGGAGTGTCTTCGTTACTTCGTAATCGCGCTTTCTAAAGTGGACAGttattctttcattttttacaCGGAGAACAACACCCAATTTGTTGCCGCTTGCCGCATAGTTAAATACAGGTCCGTTATTTTTATAGTTTAACCAACACAACACTGTCATCGAGAAGTTCACATTCAGAGATCCACCAGGGAAGTCAATGTAGCTATTGTTTTGTCCTTGAAACTCGTAAGACCCGTCTGCTCTTCCATCAGGCCCTGGAGCAAGATCAACATTGAGAGGATTCCCTTGGGGTACTcgattatttatttctttggtaCTGTATGAGATGTTCAGAGGGAACCAGGCAACCGGATCAGGTGGAtctgctgttaggaaaaaagaTCCGGCATTTGTTAGTTCAGAAAACAAGCTGCAAAGGAGAAAACTAGGCACGCATATGTTTATACCATTTTTGGAGAagaaagagaattgaaaaaaaaaaataaataaataggatAGGCCTGTgaccaaaactaaagtaatgACAAGGGCGAGTATTGGAGCAAAGAACATGGTAGTAATAATTGCAGTGGTAATGAAATAGAATGTCGAATGTAAATACCTCTTACAAATCGAGTTCAAGGTCCGTACTCTCAGTTACGGACTGACTTTTTTTCCCCTTGATTATAtgaatcaacgggaaaaacgaGGATTCTTTACTttcagtacggaccgagaaaacgaggttcagtaataagatgtttattacatCTCTGAGGTAACCAAGCGTGTGGATAACGAAACTACTTAAGGTTAAGCGGAAGGTTCGACTGCAACAAATGATTGCATGGCATTcgtctttttgaaatagttgcttccAAGATTCAAACATTTAAGGTatttccttagtaatagaagttgacgtaacattttctttaaacttttctctattgttccctacattatggtgactcgaaatgtgcaattaaaaaaaaaaaggtcatcGAGCTCGTTTtggagatataacttgctcatgTTACTCATGTAATCATTGCGACTTTACCTATCatggacaagtttgttccatcggttcacgctACGTTTCGCAGGAACATGAAGCGCAGCtatgacgtaattcttgaaataacaaaacaggtgtattgtattgttcaaaataaataattaaatgtttgttttatggcacaggcaaacgtcatgaaaaggcactgactacaaatattcctccgGTGTGTGATTTCgcggagacaattttgtgtccacgagtgatgacTACAAATACTTTTTGCCCTGTAACTGTTTTTTTCtgacttaattttcttttgaagaGTTTTACAGAACAGAGGGAAGGAGTAAGACAATAAAAGTATGCTATAAAAGAGATAGGCCACCAACTTCGTTTAGGAGACACCGGTCTCCCGCAGTGATTTACTTAGTGAACTTTGCTGGTGTGGCACATCAATTTCACCAGAACTTTATGATTATCTTTCCTGCAGGTAATATAGAGAAAGCTGCCAAGTGCAGATACAGATTCTTTCCAACAATTCGACAACTGCAGAGGACTTCTACAATAATTGCAATCATCAGCAAGCTCTttagaaagcaaaccaagctccaCAACGCGCCTCCCCGATATCACCGTTTCAATTTCACTCTAGGACTAAAATGACACTTTCGTATCAGCAaagctatcactcgactttctTATGCGAGAGTCTAAGAGTTCTTCTCATTGCTGctgtgctgtgctctgaaaattgttctttctggcgagctttcccgcacgaAATGTCACCTTTTAAAATGTTGCCAATTACGCCATTATgagcagaacaggatgcgcagtgcaatactagggaatcaccttaaccaAAGTTGCATGAGGTTGTTACCCATGTGCTTGTTCTCACGATTGCCTTTTTAGGTAGTGGTACTACTAAGATGGGTGGCCTCTTAGATTATTTTATGTCGTAAGTAAAAGATAAACGATATAGTAGAATTTAAAACCGTTTTGCCACCTGAACCTTGTCCTGAAGAACCTCCTTCAacaaagggaacctccactaaaacaggaaaATATCTTTAAACCACAGAGCATGATTTTTACAATACAGATTGCTGCCAATTTTCttatgaaagcgtttgtatctgaaataaacaaaaaacgctcgttttggttttcaaatttccctggcgacgccatcttgaataattgtgacgtgtcgagGTTTGAACTTAACAACAGGGCAATCCCCAAgtgacaattattcaagatggcgacgctcggaaaatttgaaagtgaattAATTCACTTTCTTCGATACAAACTCTTTTTCGAAGAAAATTGTCAAAGagatttgattgcaaacattattttgttcggTTTAAAGTTATTCATTAGTCGGAGTGGAAGTTCCCTTTGCTATAAaggacatgaaaaacttgctatagaatgtttaaaataattcaatttcaGTAGCGGGCTGTAAACAGCGGACCAAACTCCAGAATACGACCctctaaattagccaatcatagcgcagGTAGtataatttgaaaaatatgaTAAGAAGAGGATATATGACATGGCCGctcggagatacgaaatttcttttTGAGTGTGCAGAGAACGGGTGAAAAATTTTCAACACAAGAGGAGAAATTTCGTTCTCAAAGCTGTCATGGAATGTTCTATttgttatataaacaccaaaTAAATACCAAACCAATTCATTtaaatattttctgcaattctAACGTACAACAACGGGGAGTTaaggtggcttagtggttatcaaccgcgcctcccacctctgcgacccgggttcaatccTGATCtcgaggtcgtatgtgggctgagtttcagccgatctcaatctgactccgcgggttttctccgggtactccggttttcctccctcatcaaaatcgactctagatCGATAACATGTGGGCGGATACCCTCTTTTTTAGGGATAACCTCgggtatctctccctttcatttcattgaatgaataaagttggtattataaCAACAGAGTGATTTATTATAGCCATGGCAACGGTGATATTTTCACTTGTAAAGATAACATCATGTTTTTTTCCCGCGTGGAGATaccatgttttcgcgcgaaatcTCACCTGTTGTCTCATTGGTGTTTACCAAAGCGAGAAATCATGGAATTCAACAACGACAGTCAcagtgacaacaacaacaaaaatggcgaTAAAAACGACAATGACAAATGCCAGACTAGTGGCAGTGAGAATAACAATAaccaagagtccattacccaagagtaagtatttaacaattagacccgtagcccttgcgggcttcGGGTCAATAGCGCATGAGGGGAAGCccaatgggctattgacctgtggcccttgagggcgacgggtctaattgttttagtatcacccaacgaGTCGGTCAGAAAAgccaataataaagttagcaaatgcaagttgaagaaaagagaccattatgacgttatcataatgggtgtttatggcaaagtttttgtttaaacagtggtacgcaTGCTAAGGAGGGAGGTACCTCgtggttcacgttttcttccaatcagaatctagcaccctaccagtgacatgcatatataagcgcgcgttacatcgcgctcacccctttttagctgcacaccatcacaatttgctcatctattGCAACTcggatttttcgcaattttccaCCTCCTCCCATTCCGCCTGCCTGTGAaccacttttttctttttgtttgtagtCGGTGGCGGttcctcccccccaccccccaccttTCCGGAAGAGTTGTTGTCTATTTTATATTCGGTAGGTTTGAGAATTAAAATTCGTCACCTTTGGTGGCCAAAAATATGAcaaacaatgttgactctgtcattgctaacgaagcccttcagcaaactagtgcacCACCATGCAGTcctcgtttattcgtttaatttttcagtacccttgcaacccactactacaaaacgccttgttataaatttttatttcgGAGTAAAACGAAAGACAGCGTCACTcttttcgctacttgaggactattactaatagtcctctagtagtgtagccaattaaaatgcgggatttgcattagtccactagttgggtgatactaaatgtTATTTGCCAGTTGGGAGGTACGCATAGCAAAAAACagtgaccgaggtcttgaaaataCTGCCCGAGGACGCAGGCCGAGGGGAACTTTTTCAAGAGCGAGATCACAGGTTTTCGCTGTACGGACGggcccttagctggtaaataactttttccctctctctctcccttcctctctgaaatcactttgttAATTGTAACTcacaccgcgcttgatagcgaatgcagtattaagCCACTTACAagctgaacgtttcaaagataaatatttttatttgaattctactTCCAGACATGTTGTCTAATAAGAAGTATCTTCTCTATGTAAATGGCAGACTCGTTGtcgaagaaaaaaatggaagttTAAGGTCAtaacacaagctcacgcaactaAGGCTAGGATTCCGCTCGCAGTGAGcgggccggatgagaaaatttCGCCCGCTCCCGAAAGAGCAAtcaattgcaggatttgttaaATTCCGCCCACTCACGCACAGTGAAAAAAGGGAAGAagctggtatcaggtttgtccccatcagcatCAGAAAATCGTTTTtgtttaaaccaagttttgcttGAAAATACTCgttgtatccaattcaaatctcccggggttaagattctttgagtattgtatttgcattataatgtgacattcacatttaaatgtcATTCtccacttgcacaaatcccataatacacctcttctATCCCCGAAATTTTGTATAATCATTGCTTGCAATTGGGACAAGAAGATGTCCTAAGAgaaatgcctatgcaaatttttggggagtaaaagaggtgtattatgggatttgcgcAAATTGAGAATAGGAATttctgaaacaaaacgtttcattaTTCccaaaagggtttgaattgggtacaacagtGAGTAGGCCGATTTGGTCTATAGctatgtttctcgtgacgtaaCCCATTGTttttaatagggaccttaagcaaggacgatgacgacggctacgagaacgccacttAACAATAGGTTTGATACCCGTTCTCACCAATTGGAATGTGGACTCACTCTTTCCAAGAACTGTGTTGTTATTGAAGGCGCGTAACAAGGAGTCAAGAACAGAAGCTTCCAGTGTTTAATTATAAAACGTACAGTATGTACAATGCGATTGCCAGAGGTCATCTGCTTGGCTAATATCAGATACGTGTTATATGAAATACGAGCGAAGCTATAAAGCTAAcagggaattgaaagctaattCCACAAGAACTAGCGACTTaaagtaatcgcaaaattattacagtaacgggaaataatatttttagacaacgttctcgtagccgtcttcGTCGTTCttggttcttttgttctgtggttggcatatttgaatatcagaagaaatgtgacgtcaatgtttgtaaacaggaaatatcgctattgtttattttccggCAAATATTAGTTAAGAAATAGAAACCTTCCTGATGCTGACGCGGACTAGGCCAATTTGGATAAATCTTAGCTTACCCTTGTGAGATGGACTCTTGCAATAACAAAAGCAGTGCTAGTTATGGACTGGCAGTGGCAATTACAACGGCAATAATAGGGGGACAACTAAAATGACAATGCAAGtggtagtggaataataaactgacttatttataataatattacaaaatGTCACAGAAATCGTGGAAACCAAAAGATAACATTTATGAGGATATCCTCGCCCATTCTCGTTCCGAGTGGTCGCTTTTCTTTTCGTCGGCACGTCGGCACGGCAcaacttctgattggttccaCTCCAGAAAGTCCATCAATCATGGACTGCGAACTGGGAGCGAGGTTGTGGTATGTAACAAAGTAGCCGCACAAGGGATTGCTCGTGCTTAATGTAACTTATTGATCGTGTAAAGAACACAATACCCCCATGttttgccttcaaaaactaAGAGTAGCTGCCCTAAAAACAGATAATAGTGACTTCAAGATCTGCAGCGgcgacggcgacgaaaacgtcacttcaaaatgtaactttgcacaatcCTAAATCTCTCACAGTTATTTCATTTAATTCACTTCGTACATTATAACAACAAGTTTATTTAAGTgccaatggatttagcacaagagcactTATTGGAGACTTTAgcgaaattaactcaaatcaaatcaatcaaatattggtttttgtggagagaggaaaaccggagtaccctgagaaaaacATCTCGGAgaagagtagaaaaccaacaaactcaacccacatatgacgccgagtctgggaatcgaacccaggccacattggtgggaggcgagtgctctcaccactgcggcACCCCTGCACCCCAATTACTCGCTGTGCCCAATTCCCAAGAATTCTAAAAGTTGAGAGAATTAtcctaaaactgaatttataccggctgtttcagagtaaaaatgtaaaacgaaagattcgcatttgtatgctcacgttgtcgttaaaacctcaaatttggtgatttcacgttgtaaTTATGCATAATACAgcaataaaatgcgtgccgcacttGCAGCGCGATTCTTTTTCCGCTTTTATCCAttcatattattttgtttgtagcATTGTCATGGCTGTAGCCATTGTTgattcttaaactccctaatacaGAAAATTGACGGGCCGCGTTCCATTGCAGATCGAGACTTCTGGGTTACGGACTTCTgactttatttttcttgtttaaggacgatgcctgctattgttatggcgcatctcgagatactcgcgtttcctatcagtgatgtttactaatgcagggatatttttgcccattttaaaactatccggagaaagtagatcttagtaagtactcttggtatccaaaaagaaaattgggggtaaccgagCAGATTTTTTTGACGAAGAAAATAGCCACAGCAGCAGTTGTTTCTCTCGATTACGAAATCtctgttccccatatcatacgtcacagGAGGGTGCTGATTTAATTTTTGAGCCTGCACTGAAAAGGCAGATACAGCGGGAAAAGCTCAATTTCGAACGTAATTTCtcgcaaaaaacagaaaacgagaagaaataacCCTATACacttaactttacttatgttaggctttccaaaaacaatacTGGAAAAATTGCtaattttggccttcagttctcctttaaaatctacatttcctgcataatcgtagaccggcgcaaaaatatctttgaaatagtaggcaccgtctttaagaTGACTCTTCTGAATCGGCCAGCCAAAACAATACTTTCACTTTCTCTTTTAACGTTTCTAAATTCAAACTGCATTTGTTTGGTCAAATGTCAACAGA
It includes:
- the LOC138032739 gene encoding sushi, von Willebrand factor type A, EGF and pentraxin domain-containing protein 1-like codes for the protein MKPFGFTTFLEACLLILIILSLYAVAKGNRRELVFPSSFFFADKRLLNHNITTFQVRDLDACELLCYHNANCVSINFEIEKYKCDLNNATHIRHDDEFVDTVGYLYCGADSACDTVHCYNGGTCQSGFTDKGYQCLCPPGFSQPRCQQADPPDPVAWFPLNISYSTKEINNRVPQGNPLNVDLAPGPDGRADGSYEFQGQNNSYIDFPGGSLNVNFSMTVLCWLNYKNNGPVFNYAASGNKLGVVLRVKNERITVHFRKRDYEVTKTLRRSTPTPTDTWTFVGASYNHSSGEAKLLVDGEEVKSKNIGTGFELGTQVNARLGVRLGSNKFQGKISQLKVYNVALSPEQMEVSKNQL